In the genome of Polaromonas vacuolata, the window TTCAGCGAACTGATTTCTGCGCCATCAAATAAAGTTGTAATTCGTACTTGAATCGACCAAGAATAAAAATTTATTTGGCGTATAACAGTCTAAAAAAGCACATGCCAGCGGCAATCTGATTACCTACAACGCCATATCTACATAACATTAGTTGTAGTTAAGAGGTAAGAGGTAAGAGATAAGAGATAAGACAAAAAATGCTAGTCGTAGAGCTAATGCGTCAGTCCGCTGCCCGCATGTGCAACGCAATAAATTGCAAAGGCATGAATTAAAGCGAGTGCTTCAAACAATAGTTATTAAAAGACAAAGTCCGATAGTATTCAAACTGCATTCAAATAGCATTCAAAATTCATTCAGATAGCACTTCAGACTTGGCAGCAGAGCATCGCGAAAAGTGGCCCACCCAGTCAATATTTGTTCAGCGCGGCCGATAACGCAGATCAGCCTCTTTTGGGTGCGAAGAAACCAGTATTACCTCAGCAGCAATGACTGAAATGTTGGCCTTTGCATTTTCAAATAAAGCAGAAAATACATAGATTACAAATATGTCATCTGGCTGTTGGTGTTCTGTCGAGGATGCTTTTATAAACTACAACATATGCAATAAAGCATAACCGCAGCAAACCGCTACGGCTCACTTGACCCAATAGGACCCTATCATGAACATTCGTAAATCACTCATTCTTTCTTTAACTATTGCCGCTTTCGCAGTACCAGGCATTTCGTCAGCCATGTCTTCACACACTACCGGTGGCATGTCGCAAAATTCTAATACTCGTGCAGAAGTAATTCACGCACTGGAAGCTGCCCGCAAAGATGGCTCATTGGTGAACAATGTGAGTAGAAGTGATCCTACAACTCAGCAGTCTTTAGGATCGGAAAACACCCGGGCGCAAATTTCGCAGGAACTGCAAGCCGCCCGTGTTAACGGCTCATTGGTAGACAATGTGGAGAAAAGCTATTCCATGGTTCAAAAAAATGCTAGTTCAGACCAGACAAGAATGCAAGTCAAACAAGAGCTAACAGTTGCTCGTGCTGACGGCGAAGTCAAAAACAACATAAGCAGAAACTAAATCAGTTTTAAAGCTTTAAATCAGGAATAAATTAATTACTGGTTTTAAATTTAAAAAAAACGGTTGAGTGATCGATGTGCGAAAGCATCTCGGTCACTCAACCGTTTCGTCTTTGTGCGTCTTAAATAATTAAGGTGTATCGAAACCTAAAAAAACAAAGCTTTAGCTTCAATCATCATCAGTTCAAATCACTGCATACAGCGCTGACAATAGTGATTACAGGCTAGTCAATGCGCGATTGCACATCACACGCGAGTTGAGCAATCAATAAAAAACGTAAGTCACGACAGATAATTCATAGTAAATCTACAAACTTACTTTAAAAAACGACGATGTAAAGCAACCGCACTAATGCCTAGATAAAAGACCATTAGATGACGCGACATAGTCCATCAATAATCGATAGATATGACTTAAACGTCAACTCAACGTCTCTAGTGCATATTTAAAATTACCGTGGTGTAAACCGATTTTTCAGCTTGGTTTTGCATTCGATGAAAGTATTTCATCAGATAAAGTCTCGAGAGACGCAAGCTTTTTTCACGCAATCAGTTACGCACCCGAAAGCCGCCTATATCCGTCAAAATAGTGCTATGGCTATATCTTTTTGAGAACTTTTTTTTATTGATTACCAAAAAGTTAATGTCATCTTTAGTTCGCTGCAAAATTCCACTCTCTGCCCTGGGTACGAGCAGTTAAACAAGTGTCCCGTCGCTGTACTTGCGTTAAGCGACGCTAGTCTGGATGAATATTTCAAACTGATATGCATCAAAGTACCGTCATTCGCATTCAAGTCAACTGTTGATGCGGGCCGGTTTAGTCGATTGGGCTGGATCAGACTGCACTCGCCCCTGTTTCAAAACGACAACAACAATTACGCGCTCGACTTCAAGCGATAAGTCAACTTTATTGACCGATCACGGTGCCTTAAATCTCAAGAAGATATTCATAAAGTGTCGTGTCTTTCGTGGTGTGGAAAAGTTATTTGCAATATTTAATTTTTTGAGCGCGAATGAAATCACACTTAAATCAATAAAGAATTAAAAAATGATGGTTGTGTAGAAAACCGTAGTCATCACTTAAAAAATAAAGCCAGGGTGTGCAGGGCCGTGCTCTGAGCGTTGCAATTAATCGCTTACAGAAGTGCTCTGGATAGCGTAAAAAAATCGTTGACTAGCTCTCTAAATAAATTGAGTGATGACAAATAAACTGTCACTAAATCGTAAAATATAAAGCTAAAAATCTTATGGTTTTGTTGATCACTGTTGTTGTTCTATATAAGTATATGTGACACATTAACAGTTATGGATTTACAACTATTTTTCCAAGTAATCGGCGCGGCAACAAAGCTTGAACTTAACGATCAAGCAAAATCGGGAGGTTGCACCATACATTTCGGCAGCAACTTAGATGTAGTTTTCGAATCCACCGAAGACAAAAAAAATATTCACTTTTTTTCTCAGGTTCTTAAGCTGGACATTACCGCCGAACGGACTAGAAGCCGACTGTTTTCGGCATTGCTACAACTGCATCTTTTAGGTATCGCTACTGAAAATTGTTATTTCGGATTCGATCCAGATTTAGACCGCATTATTTTATTTCGAACCTTGATATTAGAAAACCTTGGGGCTGAACAAGCTGTCCGGGCGGTAGAGGAATTCGTCAATCAGCTCGAACGCTGGCAGGGCGAACTACTCAATGTGGTCGCGCGGCAAAACGGTGCGGAAAATCAGATTCCAATTTTTTCAATGCAGCGCATGTAAACGCCTGCAGCCACTC includes:
- a CDS encoding DUF4148 domain-containing protein encodes the protein MNIRKSLILSLTIAAFAVPGISSAMSSHTTGGMSQNSNTRAEVIHALEAARKDGSLVNNVSRSDPTTQQSLGSENTRAQISQELQAARVNGSLVDNVEKSYSMVQKNASSDQTRMQVKQELTVARADGEVKNNISRN
- a CDS encoding type III secretion system chaperone encodes the protein MDLQLFFQVIGAATKLELNDQAKSGGCTIHFGSNLDVVFESTEDKKNIHFFSQVLKLDITAERTRSRLFSALLQLHLLGIATENCYFGFDPDLDRIILFRTLILENLGAEQAVRAVEEFVNQLERWQGELLNVVARQNGAENQIPIFSMQRM